A genomic stretch from Asterias rubens chromosome 7, eAstRub1.3, whole genome shotgun sequence includes:
- the LOC117292702 gene encoding flocculation protein FLO11-like, translated as MELSEIGESVYAAESLLNRRTRKGKPEYLVKWKGWSVKYSTWEPETNILDKRLVDGYEDRRRELASPAGQRGRKRKRPLLDIRSGTGLLRNAEPKPEPTENNNTTTAAAGNASAQAGDQPTATGNKDSATGRATNGTGGNSLDTGGTTPGSVAEDDSTTDDGGDDDEEPLTKKTFTLTADKQRPPSILINGSDEIPLVKQQPSNHSNQGVTTVLAGKSKSDPDEQQTTNGVRDLKHGSSVIKSKHRTKSSKKLKHAKGIKPPKEELTGLLRKIKKRRREKTKSKKRKESSSISKEKRVNGEKRGKKKHKKKHRRHHRRSSDQTEEGLLLLKKVHKTPTKDKKKSRKKKKSILPPPPSAAAKIIDSTVWDFNDSDSNSTAIPVKQSPEKRLLSPVKKSSEKPLAILHIADKSLGALTTVDNSLSPSSKTPTDTSTQCTIKTNSSSTSEHTSTKSPTKAPHSPKKLLTAELSPNFARISECDANKISIRITTSPLSPNSSKKSTVVQCVSPGKTIPSEKSPKPDRANGLDRSAQAERPSPSEKSKVRQPTSPVRPPTSPKSTTPQRSPVRISETTPKATPTSEKPPITQMPTCRPSETTPSPERSPTSQKPHIRLSESPPTPEGPPTSENPPTSSKKTPIIERPPTSEKLSVSKSPPREPERNLVQISVPTSKTTLTSKTSPTLKTTPTSKTSPTSKTTPTSKTSPSSKTTLTSKTAPTSDKPPVTASEKHSKSERSISSEAPLITEKPPNYGRSPVSEAVPVLTLTNGSSPNSCEKLYISTKQICAKSPKITSSSMESEKLKKSPPIKKLTVSCVSPPNSNGKSTVVKKTPTTPDRVTEQKNPHIVQRPPIATKTISYPDRPPAAKPAHLPKHTLQTGKPPSDERPQIPTPSAKKLYDTSKPSLLVRLPISNKQIPTERPPSSAKSPSSPRTPNSERPSIPGAGAPACKRPPASLKTPNWEKAPIPPKQLTSEKLNHSDRLVSPGGKPNSTVTQIPKRAPIRDSSLLLTSGYPAHVSSRPSNNDNIQSPQQPRKVTPPKCQSKKVGQPSARATLPRAPQHDPNVPLDLSVNRVPTPSSIPAEASTKMKNSDSSKQHSKPKPYPSPPPTHRIWTPARHHNLDYIVVTDVTARNFTITVRESYTPEGFFQSCT; from the exons ATGGAGTTGTCTGAGATTGGAGAGAGTGTTTACGCCGCGGAATCGCTACTAAATCGGAGAACTCGTAAG GGCAAGCCGGAATATCTCGTCAAGTGGAAAGGCTGGTCAGTAAA GTACAGTACATGGGAACCAGAGACGAATATACTGGACAAGCGCCTCGTGGATGGTTATGAAGACAG GCGCAGAGAGTTGGCTTCTCCTGCCGGGCAGAGAGGACGTAAGAGAAAGAGGCCCCTCTTAGAC ATTCGTTCGGGGACTGGATTGTTAAGAAATGCGGAACCTAAACCTGAGCCAACGGAGAATAATAATACTACCACGGCGGCAGCAGGAAACGCCTCGGCCCAGGCGGGCGATCAGCCGACAGCTACCGGGAACAAAGACTCGGCGACCGGCAGGGCGACCAATGGCACGGGTGGAAACTCCCTGGATACCGGCGGGACTACACCGGGCAGCGTGGCGGAGGATGACTCCACAACCGACGACggtggtgatgatgatgaagagcCCCTCACTAAGAAAACTTTCACCCTGACTGCTGATAAACAAAGACCTCCATCAATTCTCATCAACGGATCAGATGAGATACCTCTGGTGAAGCAGCAGCCGAGTAACCATAGCAACCAGGGTGTGACGACAGTTTTGGCGGGAAAATCAAAAAGTGACCCGGATGAGCAGCAGACGACGAACGGCGTACGGGATTTAAAACATGGCTCCTCGGTGATTAAATCAAAACACCGGACTAAGTCCTCGAAAAAACTCAAACATGCCAAGGGAATTAAACCACCGAAAGAGGAGCTGACTGGGCTGCTGCGAAAAATAAAGAAGCGCAGAAGAGAGAAGACCAAATCCAAAAAAAGGAAAGAGTCCTCGTCGATTTCGAAGGAGAAGAGAGTCAACGGCGAGAAACGCGGGAAAAAGAAACACAAGAAGAAGCACCGACGTCATCATCGTCGCTCTTCTGATCAGACGGAAGAGGGCCTCCTCCTACTCAAGAAAGTCCACAAAACCCCAACAAAGGATAAGAAGAAATCACGCAAAAAGAAGAAATCTattcttcctcctcctccttcgGCTGCTGCCAAAATAATTGATTCCACAGTCTGGGATTTTAACGACAGTGATTCGAATTCCACCGCGATTCCAGTAAAGCAGTCGCCGGAGAAAAGACTTCTCTCCCCCGTCAAGAAATCGTCTGAAAAACCCCTTGCCATTCTTCACATTGCCGATAAATCTCTAGGTGCCCTCACGACCGTGGACAATTCTCTATCTCCATCGTCGAAAACTCCAACCGACACATCAACACAGTGCACCATAAAGACCAATTCATCGTCCACAAGCGAACATACGTCTACTAAAAGTCCAACCAAAGCACCACACTCCCCGAAGAAATTACTAACCGCGGAATTATCACCGAACTTTGCAAGAATTTCCGAATGTGACGCCAATAAAATTTCCATCAGGATAACCACGTCCCCACTGTCGCCGAACTCTTCGAAGAAATCAACCGTAGTCCAGTGTGTAAGCCCCGGTAAAACAATCCCATCCGAGAAGTCGCCCAAGCCCGATCGGGCAAACGGTCTTGATAGATCGGCTCAAGCCGAACGGCCCTCACCGTCTGAAAAATCCAAAGTGAGACAGCCCACTTCACCCGTGAGACCACCCACTTCACCGAAATCAACCACTCCTCAACGTTCTCCTGTACGCATCTCTGAAACTACGCCCAAAGCCACGCCCACTTCTGAGAAACCACCAATCACACAGATGCCTACATGTCGTCCATCTGAAACCACGCCCTCCCCAGAGAGGTCGCCTACTTCCCAGAAGCCTCACATCCGTCTGTCTGAATCCCCGCCCACTCCGGAGGGACCGCCCACTTCAGAAAACCCACCCACGTCTTCGAAGAAAACGCCCATTATAGAGAGACCTCCCACTTCAGAGAAACTGTCCGTTTCTAAATCACCTCCCAGAGAGCCAGAGAGGAATTTAGTACAGATATCTGTACCCACATCAAAGACGACACTCACATCAAAAACTTCGCCCACATTAAAGACCACACCCACATCAAAAACCTCGCCCACATCAAAGACCACACCCACATCAAAAACATCGCCCTCATCAAAGACTACACTCACATCAAAAACCGCGCCCACGTCAGACAAGCCTCCAGTCACTGCGTctgaaaaacattcaaaatcagAAAGGTCAATTTCTTCTGAAGCCCCGCTCATTACTGAAAAACCACCAAACTATGGGCGCTCACCTGTATCAGAGGCGGTGCCTGTGTTAACTCTCACCAACGGTTCATCGCCCAACAGTTGCGAGAAACTTTACATTTCAACCAAACAGATCTGTGCAAAAAGTCCAAAAATCACGTCATCATCCATGGAAAGTGAAAAGTTGAAGAAATCTCCACCTATTAAAAAACTTACTGTGAGTTGCGTCTCCCCGCCCAACTCTAATGGGAAAAGTACCGTTGTAAAGAAAACGCCCACCACGCCCGACCGAGTCACAGAGCAGAAGAATCCACACATTGTACAGAGGCCGCCAATTGCCACAAAAACAATAAGTTACCCGGATAGACCGCCCGCTGCAAAGCCGGCACACCTACCTAAACACACCCTACAAACTGGAAAGCCACCCAGTGACGAGAGGCCACAAATACCTACACCATCGGCCAAAAAACTGTACGACACGTCGAAGCCATCTCTACTGGTGAGGTTACCCATATCTAATAAACAAATACCCACGGAAAGACCACCCTCCTCTGCGAAATCGCCCAGCTCCCCGAGAACGCCCAATTCCGAACGACCATCCATTCCTGGTGCTGGAGCGCCTGCATGTAAAAGACCGCCCGCATCACTGAAAACCCCAAATTGGGAAAAGGCGCCCATTCCCCCAAAACAGTTGACTTCTGAAAAACTCAATCACAGTGACCGACTGGTGAGCCCGGGTGGGAAACCCAACTCAACAGTAACACAGATTCCTAAACGGGCCCCGATCCGGGATAGCTCGCTGTTACTTACAAGCGGCTACCCTGCGCATGTTAGCAGTCGCCCGTCCAATAACGACAACATCCAGTCACCACAGCAGCCCCGAAAGGTGACTCCACCAAAATGTCAGAGCAAGAAAGTAGGTCAGCCATCAGCCCGAGCAACGCTGCCCCGAGCCCCTCAGCATGACCCGAATGTACCCCTCGATCTGAGCGTCAACCGTGTCCCAACTCCGTCATCAATTCCTGCAGAAGCCTCCACCAAAATGAAGAACAGCGACTCGTCTAAGCAACATTCGAAACCCAAGCCGtacccctcccctccccctacCCATCGAATCTGGACCCCGGCTCGACATCACAATCTCGATTACATCGTGGTGACTGACGTCACGGCCAGGAATTTTACGATTACAGTCAGAGAGAGTTATACACCAGAGGGATTTTTCCAGAGCTGTACGTGA